Genomic window (Rhododendron vialii isolate Sample 1 chromosome 4a, ASM3025357v1):
GGCCAGTAAAATTTGAACTTAAACTTATTTAGGAAGTCATATATATAGGATATAAAATTAATACTGAATCAGGTTTCGGAAAGgggaacaaaattaaatcaatcaaaatcaattgaaaaaggaaGGAGTATGTTTAGAAAACGTGTAAATCTTAAAAGGAAATTCTCTTTAATGTTAGCAAAATTTTTACATTATTGTAGGTTTATACATTAGGAAATATTCACTCGATCCAACGACTACAAAGTTAACAGGAAGTACGATCGAACGATTGTAGAGGCTGCTTTGTTTGTATGCATACACATTTTGGTGGAAAACCGCTCCaatttataatatagatatagattatATGAAGTGAACGCACCCAAATTATATGAAATGTGTGGACACTAATTAACATGGTGCAACAAGAACCACGGGAATTGGCGCAATGGTAGTCACCTGCTAATTGGGGGTTCCAGGAAATCTTTGTTTTCGGGTTCGACTCTCACTAATGCGTTATTAATTTCtgtgatgagtcattctacacTACACTTTGTCCAAGCTTTACTGCTTAGCAGACGGCAGGTTAGTCTTTCGAATTAGTTGGTATATTGGACGAGGTACCAAGTTCCCAccacacacaccaaaaaaaaaaaaaagtacaataagcATTCCGTGGATGAAATTCACATGAAAATGGAACGTATATAATACCTAAGAAGCTACTTGTGGAAGTGTGTGTACCACAGTAGCGTGTTACCAATTTCTGTGTTGGATCAATGTCCTCCGCTAGGGGACCGCGCGCGGGTTGGTCTTTCaaatttgttgatttcttgGATGTGATACccagttaccaaaaaaaaattagtgtacAAATAAGCATTCAGTGGATGAAATtcacatgaaaaataaaatggaacaTAATATTTGAAAAGTTACTTTTATTGTTTTCAATGTCATCTAGGCGTTACCACATGACAAAACCACTCTCTCTATGCAGACTTAAAACTAGCCccaataaccaaaacaataTCGCAAAGGTCTTTAAACTTCTTATTTGCTTCCTTAAGCTTTGATGGCGCATTTGGTGGTCCTTCAAAGCCATCTTCACAAGTAACTGGTCCATCAGAAGCAGCAGAGGCTTCAGACCGAAAAGTCGAGATATCGGAAGCGCTCAAAACCTTCTTGTTCAATATCTGCCCGGCTTTGTTAAGGTCATCAATGGCACCTCCATAAAGTTCAGCACAAACGTCGTAAGGTCCTTTTAATGAACTGTTATTCGCTCCCTTCATAAGCAAGGCGATGAGGTTGGACGTATGTTTAGCATTTTTTCTTGCTATGTTGATTGAGATTTTGCCAAGGCCTCTTAGGTCTGCACGAGTGTTGGATTTTAAAACTTGTAGACACAGTGAGGGATTTCGGGTTTGGGAACAAATTTGATTAATTAGAGTAGTTGTTGGTTTCCTGTTTGACCTTGCATCGGAGAGGCTAATGAAAAGAAACCATGGCACAAGAGAGAGCAACAAGGAGGAGTAGATTTTGAAGGAATAGACCATTTCTCTGTTGGTTTACAATTCAAAATCtgctttgcttttgttttgctCTACAAAACTAGGGTATTACACTGGCATTAAGTATGTTTAAGAGTTGAAGTTACAAATTCCTAACAAGAATACTCTTCTTAATGACGAGAGTGTATTCACAATAAATGTATTCTTGCACAATTAATGAAGATCTTGCAAAAGCGATATGCAAACAATACAACTACAATTGgggttgttttttctttttctttgtttctcttgAGGGGTTTTTGATCTCAAGGGATGCAAGTGATGAAGGGAACAAATGCTTTTGACCGAAGCAAGGGGAGTTCAACCTGGACTCCATAACAGTTGCTGTCAATACAAGCATGAATTCCCAGCTTAATTACATGTGCATCTAGTCCCGGCATGGATAGCCTACTTTTGACTGGAGCAAAGATGAAAATAGTTGAGATGCGCATAAGGTGACCGGACGCTCCTAACCATCgaaccaataaaaaattattcccaTTTAGACCTTAAAAATCCTGTAAAAACTTGTGGTTCCCTTTCAGCTCTCTCACTTGAGTCTATTTCTGCAACAAGTTGCCAGTGTTCTGACAAAGCGCTCACTTTTGAACTGATCAATTCTCACCAATGTAGGAGAGAGATTATACGGTACggtctcatttttttaaaatctgttGCCCGCTTGGAAACAACAATCAAAGCAGCTCATTCTGATACGTAGAAAAAGAGGGCTACCTAACGCACTGCGGGGTCTAGAGAAAGAATGCACACAGCCGTATCCTAGCAAGAAGAGAGACTGCTTCAGTGACTTGAGCCCGTGAGCACCCAATCACATAGGAACAACCTTGCCGTTGCGTCCAAGCCGTGGTGGCCGATGCGCCCAGGCGGCCCTTCAATTCTGGTACAGAGTGCATTGTAAAAATGGGCACCACTCGAAATTTAACTTCAAACCCTGGTGAGAGTTCCAACACACACAGAGGAGGAGAGCTGCAATACTACATTAACTTCAGGTTCCCCTTGAATTGttattacacaaaaacacaGGTGAGAAAGCAACCAAAAGAATCCTGCGACTGTATGTGAATTATGATGTGTGGAGAAAAGCAAATATTTAATGGTTCACTCGGAACTACTCGAGTAATAACTCTTGGAAATCTGAAAGCCTTTTAAGTCTGACACTCTCAACTAAATAGAGAAACAAGAGCAAAGTAGAGAGAACACATCATCTAAATGTGAATGGGCTTGTCATATGTGGCCATGGCAGCCTCTTTCAGCGCCTCGCTCATAGTCGGATGCGCATGGCACGTGCGTGCAATGTCCTCACTTGACGCTCCATACTGCAACGCCAGCACTGCCTCGTGAATGAGCTCCCCAGCATTTGGAGACATTATATGAACCCCCAATATCTTATCACTCTCTTTCTCAGCCAAAATCTTAACCAATCCCTCAGCATCATCTATTGCCTTGGCCCTGCTATTTGCCAAGAAAGGAAACTTCCCAACCCGGTAATCAACCCCGAGTGCCTTCACTTGTTCCTCAGTCTTTCCGACATACGCCACTTCCGGGTGCGTATATACAACTCCGGGGACCATATCATAGTCCACATGGCCTTCCTTGCCTGCTATGAACTCCACGCATGCAACTCCATCCTCTTCTGCTTTATGGGCTAACATCGGCCCAGGAATGACGTCTCCAATTGCATAGACTCCTTGTACATTAGTCGAGAACCGTCCGTTAACTATGATTCGACCAACCTTGTCAGTTTCCACTCCTATCTTGTCCAATCCAAGCCCAGACGTAAATGGAGTCCTGCCTGCAGAGACAAGAACAGCATCAGCTTCCAGTGTACTCTGCTCACCGCCAGCAGCTGGTTCAAGGGTCAACTTCACGCCATTTCCAGAAGTGTCAACTGATACAACCTTAGTTTTCAGCATAAACTTCATCTTCTGCTTCTCAAGGGTGCGTTGGAATTGCTTGCGTACTTCACTATCCATGGTTGGAACGATGTCGGCTGCAAATTCGACAACTGTGACCTCCGAACCAAGACGGCCCCACACTGAGCCCATCTCAAGGCCAATGTAGCCAGCTCCAATGACTATGAGTTTCTTTGGGATTTCCGACAAAGCTAAAGCACCAGTCGATGATACAATCCTCTTCTCATCAATGGTAATCCCAGGAAGAGACTTGACATCAGAACCAGTAGCAACTATTATATTTTTGCCTTTCACAACAGTGTTCTCACCTTCCAGGCTATCGACAGAGACTTCAGAAGGAGAGATGAATTTTCCATAACCTTTAACGtagtttactttgtttttcttaaaGAGACCTTCAATACCACGTGTCAGATTAGTTACAGCTTTATCTTTTTGGGCCATCATGGCAGGTAGATCAACTTCAACAGAAGGAAACTTGACACCATGGTTGGCAAATGAATGCAGGGCTTCATGGTACATGTGGGAAGAATGAAGAAGAGCCTACGTACAAAAGCAGAAGAATATAAAAAACTAATTCCAACCACGAAGCAGACACTGCCGTAGCGTTTGATTTAGTAATCAGCCTAAAGGAATTCAAAATTCAAGGACTAAGTAAATACTGAAAACACTATGACCAGAAACGAGGTGCATCCATTTAAAAGAAGATATCAGGCACCACTGCTTCTGAATCAGATCAAAATGAATAACTTTGATAGCTGTAACACTCACTCTGACAATTATATGTAGTGTTCTGTTCGCTTGAATGATTTCAAGAAGGAATGCAAAGGCCAATTCTTCGCCTTCTAATGGATTGGCCATTCACCTAAAGGGGTGAATGATGATTCTATTTTCCATGTCTATaagttttttaacaaaccaGGGAATGAACATCTCCAAGGTATAACTTTTCTATTCTACTGTATGCCAGTGAACCAAATACTGCCCCATACGAATTTGCAGCCATAACCTACAGTACAAGTACTTCCATAAGCtgaagtacatccatatagatACACAGACACCTCAATATAAACACCAACTAAGAAAACTAATGAACCAACTACAGCAAGCCAACGAGCATAGTTGGCCACCATTGTACACTCTCTATTGAGTGGTCAAGGGGTCAAATCTTATCGATGGAAAGAATTTATTACTGGTTCTCTTGTATAGGAATCTTTCGTTGTTAGTTTATTTCTTTCCCGAATGTGCTTGATTTAGTTGTTGCGGACCTCACATAATTGATGTACTGTCCCTTCATTGTTATTCTTTGAGTGTAATTCTCAACCCACTGGACATCAAGCAAACTTATAACTTACATGTCTATGACAAAACCAATACCTAAACAACCGAATGGCATCAATTTCCCTTCTATTATATTTATCCCATCAATCGAGAAATCAACTTTTCCTTTCTCATAAGATCTTCTAACTTGCGGGGAAATGTTATCGTGTTGCAGACCGGACAATCTTTTTAGAACGTGGCAGTAACTTACATGCCTATGACAATATCAATACCTAAACAACAGAATCGCATAAATTTCCAGATAAAAACCATTAGATCTAACAAATTAATCGAACAATAATCACAGAAAACTACGCAGATACACAAGTAGAAATGTATAATTACCTTGGAAGGGATGCAACCGACGTTGAGACACGTGCCGCCGAGAGTACCACGCTTCTCGATACACGTCGTCTTCAGCCCCAACTGGGCCGCCTTGATGGCGGCGACGTAGCCGCCTGGCCCACCTCCGATGACGACGACGTCGTTGTCGTCACCGGATCCAGACGCGAAGCCCCTCGAGAAGGAGGTTAGAGAGAGGGAGTACTTGAAAGCATCGGACGAATTGCAGAGGCTCTTCGACAGGAGCAAGGATGATTTTCTTCGGGCCATGCTCGCCATCGCCATTTTCGCCTTCTGAAATTCGATTTCTCAGTTCTAGTCTTCTTGAGAAGTAGAAAAGTAGTCGAATTTTACCCCTCTATCGCTTTTGGTGTTAATTACACTGAATTCCCCCTGAGATTGTTCACAATTGCATTGTTGTGAATAGGATTTTCTTAAATTATACTTACATCCCTTTCCTTGTTTTCCCAATTAGTACACGTGAAGACTTGTACCCTCCCAATTATGTgtcatttttctgttttttgtcaGCCCTCTAGCTCTAGGAGAATCAGGTTCATAGTCACACACGTTTATATCATGTGAGATCATAATCGAGCCATGAGAAACATTGTAACGCCCAGTCTTGGCTCAACTCCTTATTATCCGTGTTCAAATTTGGCTCGAGCTTGAGAATTATTTAAGTGTAATTGTTCAAACTCGGCTCATATTTAAAATTTTGTGGATGTGATAAACTTGACTCGGCACGTGAAGTTCCAAAGTGACAaaagctaaaaataaataaattttacccCTGCACCAAAAGGCTGTTATTTTCCAACAATAGAAATTCAATTTCCATCTTTCTATAGGATTTGATGAAGCTCAATTTTTTCAAACTCACTAAAGAAGTTTATTTCTCTAGTACGCAAGAGAATAGGAAACGTACTAATTGAAAAGATCTAAAGAACGGAAGGTCAAATCTCGTTATCTTTTGAATATGTATTACTTGACCCTTATATTGATAACATTTATTGAATTTCCCATGTTCACAAGTGTGTCAAACCAAATGCCTATGCTCAGGCTTGGCTCAAATTTGTAAACAAACAATTAAAAGtgattgaacttttttttgtttgtaaaaagtGATTAAGCttgactcatttttttaaacaagttgaacaaGCCAAAAGTCAGATTGTCTCAAATCGTTTGATTCGTTTAACAGCACTATTGCTGACCTTGGTAATTAGTAATATGTTTTTATTACCCACAAAATCCCTGACCTTGGTAATTTGTAATTTGCTTTTAGTACACATGTCTAGTGCATTTTATTCAAATgaggggatggtgttgtgcagtaaTGTGCGCAGCACTGTGCTATGCACCTCCGAGCAATTGCACGATTCGACAGCCAGGAGCATCAACCCAAAGTCCTTTTATTCACGTGGGATTCATCCTTAGGCATATACATCGTGCCAGAAAAAAGTAGCTGAATTGGGACATGGTGTGGTCACACTACCTTCCTCCCCAAATTTCTCTACTCGATTTATTTCAGCATTTTTACACCCAAcacattttggaaaagaaataaACTTTTTCTTTGTCTTATGAACCTAGCCTCGTTATCCAGATCCCAAGCACCTCATTAAAAAAGGTTAAGATTGGCGTTGGATAGCGCTAACATCATGGGTTAATCCCACACATTGTCCCAGGACAAAATAAACAAGGGAGAACAAAGGATTATTAACATAACTTGATATTGGTGCCTGATAGATGGATGATCAAACAAAACGTGAAACAAGGTAGTATaatctatactacttcttttaaatgtacgaaagtgttttctactttttgttttccacAAATGCCACGACCACTTGCAATTAATACTTTGCCCCATTCTACGCCTCTTCCCAACCGACACAAAACGGTTACAAACTGAACACCAATGGATAcctcttaaataaataaagtacttacAAAACGGTTACAGTACAAACTAATTGCACCAGACACAACTAATTGCATaacaaacaagcaaaataataattttggaaaactaaTTATATAAATAGTCTAATGCACCCAAATCGAAGTGGTGCGTGGCTAATGTCTTCCTAACTAAACCACTGCATGTATGGCTTTTCGAATATGGAGCAGTGCGTGGCTTTTCAGTAATGAACCGAACCAGTGCAAGGTTTGGAACATTGCATCAGTTGGTTTCGAACCATTGCTATTTTTCGATCGTGACCCTCTGTGAACTGAATGGTACAGTTTCGGACAGTCATTTGcatgcctatataaacaaaCTATGTATAGCCGTTTCATGCCTCCAAAAAATCAGAGAGCACAAATACACTTCCGCATATATAGTTCAAGAGAGCTCTGCATAGTTTCCGTCCATGGGGCACGGATTCGAAGTGTTGCGTTTGCGTTCATAAAGATCGTTGCATTCTGGAAAGCGGACGTCCAAAATCGTAAGCACCTTGACAAGGgcaaaatctacttttaaggacaCAGTGACCCATTCATTGGACTTGATCTACTTCTTATTTTCGGAGTCGACAGTTTGTGAGTTGTATTTTTCGATCCCGTTTACTGCTGTTGTTCAATCTGTTTTTCCATTGGGCTAATTAGTTGTAATACACAATTTGTAATACGCACTGCACTGGTCCATATTTGAAAAGCCATGCGTTGGTTTAGTTAGGAAGACATTAGCCACGCACCACTTCGATTTGGGTGCAAAACTGTGGAAGTAAATTCAGGCTAAGTTAAAATTAATAAGACTggcccaaaaagaaaagaaaataactctTAGcccaatttattttaatcaaagcCCAAGACCGAGCGGCGGTTTCTTCCATACCGAATGACCAATAATATTCATGACCTCGATCTCAATGACATACCCACTCCAAACAGAACTACAATTTCAACGGTACTTGGGCTTCAAACAAACCACGTGCACGTGGCAAAACGACTAGtaaatacaaaaaatcaaaGCAGAATTTCCTGTACAAAACAGAGGAAGGGAGATTCAATTCGTTAGATGACTCCGAATAATTCATCACAATGATACCCAAACAATTatacaaaattaacaatttttcCCAGTAAATGCCTCCAACAAGTTATTTGCTCTAACCCTACAAAATTAGCAGCTGCTTT
Coding sequences:
- the LOC131322272 gene encoding dihydrolipoyl dehydrogenase, mitochondrial, which codes for MAMASMARRKSSLLLSKSLCNSSDAFKYSLSLTSFSRGFASGSGDDNDVVVIGGGPGGYVAAIKAAQLGLKTTCIEKRGTLGGTCLNVGCIPSKALLHSSHMYHEALHSFANHGVKFPSVEVDLPAMMAQKDKAVTNLTRGIEGLFKKNKVNYVKGYGKFISPSEVSVDSLEGENTVVKGKNIIVATGSDVKSLPGITIDEKRIVSSTGALALSEIPKKLIVIGAGYIGLEMGSVWGRLGSEVTVVEFAADIVPTMDSEVRKQFQRTLEKQKMKFMLKTKVVSVDTSGNGVKLTLEPAAGGEQSTLEADAVLVSAGRTPFTSGLGLDKIGVETDKVGRIIVNGRFSTNVQGVYAIGDVIPGPMLAHKAEEDGVACVEFIAGKEGHVDYDMVPGVVYTHPEVAYVGKTEEQVKALGVDYRVGKFPFLANSRAKAIDDAEGLVKILAEKESDKILGVHIMSPNAGELIHEAVLALQYGASSEDIARTCHAHPTMSEALKEAAMATYDKPIHI